The genomic segment CATAGTGAGATAATTAACGCCCCGTGGGGGAACTTAGAAGCAttcagcatttattttaaactgcgAGACGGCTCATTATCTGTGCGGGGTCCGACATAAAAATGAATagtacagtgaaaaaaaagcattgaatAAGCCAATTGTTCAACAACTCCAACTAGAACTGTTCGGCCTGGTAATGAGGACAAGGCTATTCAAATGTAAAGTGAGTGATTTATCTTCTCATTAGTGCTACACAGTACGATCAATACCACATGCATCTACTGTGAATACAGTCATAAGTCATTCTAAACTGTCTGACAGCTGATCCAAAGCCACTTTCCACATGGTGGAATGACCCATTTGTAAATGCAATGCAAACACATGCGGCAGGGCACCACAATGGTAAACCAGTGCTCTGGAGCTCCTCTAGTGTGCCACCCTGTGGTGAAATGAGGGACAGGTACGGAAGGCGACAGAGTAGAAGACCCACTCATGGCTCTTGGCCCCTTTGCTGCACGAAGAACTTCATTTTGTGTCTGCCACAGGACTAAAAAGTATAGTTTCACAGagcaaatattttattgtcaCCTTTTTCCATataacaaacacataaaaaagatGTCATAAATACACCAATAGCCTTATAGAAAATAGAATCTACaatcaatttacatttattaatattatgtaCAGGTTTGAGTGCATTCTATTGCTGTGTGCTGTAAGAGCAGAGATGAGATAAGTGAACTACTGAGGGAAGCAAAGGGTGTCGATGTCCAGCTGAGTCCAGCTCTCTTCCTATATCCATTCAGCTTCCTTCACAAATTCTTAATAAACACCCAATGCTAAGAAACTCTCCGTCTCAAAATTCCTCCTTGATTTTGTCTTCGACCATGTCCGTGTTAGGTGTGGAATCACACAAGATCTCGTGAGATTCTACATTTCAAACACTGGTTCGGAGCTCTAGTTTTTAGACCTAAGTATGAGTCCATTCAACATCTGTAGTGCTTCCACTTGCGAGTGGCCACTGCAATGTTTGTGTCCTTTTTGTGCCAGGGGAAGAGACGGGTGAGAGCAAGGGTACCGTCAGGCTGCACAGAACCAGTCAGCACATAAAGCTGCGACCGTCCAGGGCGCACCAAGACATTGGCACATCGAAGGTTGATGAGGAGCCACTGCCGGAGTAGGTGCTGGGTGTCATATGGCAGCAGGGGTCCCTGACGGATAAATTCGACCCGGCCCTCCACCTCAAATTCTGGCTCTCCCATGGGTAGGCGGCGACGATGAAGTTTGGCAGTTACAGCTgtggagaagggagaaaaaaagaaattaatcacCTGGGTTGGAAAATTAAACACTATTGCGTGAAAAGTCAACAAACCTCACTTCACATCAAGGAAGCACGGCTTTCTGAAAGAATTCTGAAACTTACCAAAGTCATGCTGGCAAAAAGCATCGAGGACTGTTTTCAATGCAGGAGCCTCTTCCACAGAAGGACAGTTTTGGCAAGCAGGTTTAGGTAAGTCTGtgacacaaaagcaaacataaCTTAATATAACCGTAGGGCGCGCGCAGTAATTATAGGGAACCAAGAAGAGCAAGCACATGGTAGCCTATTCTGCCCACGGGATGACAGAGTTAAGAAAAATAGCATTATAATAATCCGTCTGTGGTGCTTACCTTTGGCAAAGTGAGTAAACTTGGCGTGGGGAGAAAGGCACATGTCCTCTTCAGCAGGGAAACGGTCACAGTCAAGAGCCTCAGGCCATGGGTGACCCTGGCAGGCAAGCACTGGGGCACAGCTGTCTCTGACTGCCATACACAGACTACGGCAGGGCTGGATAAAactgagggaaagaaagacaaaacgTCAAACAATGAACGCAGAACTAATGTGATAATGATGAAAACGGGGTTTCAAACAGAAAGTGGACGCTTTATGTATTTTAGAAGTAATggtaaaaaaagaacaaatgtaaAATCTCCTTACGTGTCAAGACAGACAGGGGCAATGAGGGAGCAGAGGAAGGCCTGGGCTTGAGGGTGGCAGCCCGTCTGCAACAAGGGCCTCCAGTCCTCGGAACGTGGCACCACCTCGCCTTCCAGGTTGCTGTGGCCCAAGAAGTTGGGCAGTCGCATCTCTGAGTATCCTACATCTTTGCAGACCTTCATCTGGTTGGGGATGGCAACGCATCGAGTGGACTGACCCATGTCAAAAGCCATTAAAGGATAAGCCGTAGCCAGGAGAGCCACGATGAAGAATACAGCCATGCCGACGACTTGGCAAAATCCAGAAAATCCACAAGATTGAAAAATGAGCTTGTACTGAGGTTGCCTGTTGCCAGTGGACTACGCTGTCCCTTGAATGGCTCTGTAACTGCTGCGGCTTGCTTTATATACAGCAGGTCAGCCAGCCCCATCAGCCTGTAAGTCTGTTATCAACTACCTATCAAAAGACACAGAGACGATGTGTTTGGAGACAACGGCTTGTTTTGTGATgactgcagacagagagggggcaGTAAGCAGatggagggtgtgtgtgagggggagtatgtgggggtggggggcaatGGGCAATCACAGCCCAGCTTTCACTGAGTGAAGCCCAGTCACAGAGGGCCGAATCTGCTTCATTATCTCTTATAGtccagagggaaggaaaaataaTGTGAACATCTCATGGAAAGGAAGTTAAAAACAGTAACTCTTGGTATTTAAAGTGTACACAATATGTCTGACTGACAAGTAATACTTATTGGCACACAATATTTGCAGTGTTTGCAACGGTGTCCCAATTACCTCAGAAGTGACTGATgcgtttattttattttgtccactcctTCCACTATAACAACTTTGagaaagtgaaaagtaaaagtaaaacgCCACCTCTTTTCCATTGGCTTATAtgtaaaaacaaccaaatcCATCTCTGAAAGCTCCTTTGGAAAGAAATCTGAGGGTTttgtagagacagacagacagacagtctcCTTCATATTGATAGTCTCTTTCATGTGTTCCTGCTTTCTTAATTGGAGGGTTTCATTGGCAGAGCCTCCGGTTCTCATTAGCAAACCAGCCTCTCTTCTGCTCACCTGGCTTTGATCTGCCAGTAACAAAGTCAGATCCAAATGCAAAATACGATTAGCCCACCTCTTTTGCTTATCCGTTTGATGCGGCAGTAACAAAGATTTCAGCATCACTGCCGTACACCGCACTTAAATTAAACGCTGAGATCTGTGTCAAAACAGTATAAAATGAGTGAATTCAATGTCAGCGTGATGCTGCATACGTTCTGCTGAggacatattatatatatatatatatatatatatatatatatacacatttccTTTAGACAAAATTTGACGAAGCTCTGTCctatgaactgaaaaaaaaaacttcattttgagACAAAATTTTTAAAGCATTCAATGTGTGTCATTTGCATGGTATTTAAGTCTAGAAATAAGCTGAGCAACATGCAGCATCTGCACACTCAGTCCTAACATGCCAACATCCCATTCCAGAGACCAGAGATCCCGTCCTGAGATGCAGACCGGGGGCACAGACACAAGTGCtaatttgtctctttctctctatctcatGTATTTACGCCTCTTAATCCAACAACAGAACTACATTACAGCCTCATCGTATTTGTTTGGATGCCGTCTGTCTCCAGATGTAGATGTGTATCTGGAGTTGATGCCTCTGGGCCTTTGGAAAACTTTCCCTCATGAATCAGAAGCCTCTATCCCACCCTGCATGTCATGGTCACTGTGGCCAAAGACATGTCAGAGTAAAGTCTATCCCGATTGGCCCTACTCCCATTTCTGTGTCCATATACCATCCCTGTCTGCAGCAAGGATTACGCTCTTGCAGCCAGCCAGAGCCATCCATCAGTCCCAGTTTAGCCAATTTTTTGCAGCCTGATCTGATGAGTGGAGGCTGGTTCCAGCTCGGGTAGACGAGTACAGCCCGTAAGAGGGGACTAACTGGGCAATTAGAGTCACAGACCAATTTGGGAGAACAATAGGTCCACACATTTAACAAGTTCCCCCTGCCAGGAGCCCAGCAAGGGTTTGTTGTTGGGCCTAATGGCTGCCCTGTAGACACTGTGTCTGTCGTGGTAATGTGTTGCCTGCCCCTGCCTCAGTTAATGAGGTGATAGAGAatagaaatgaatggatgaGCACCTGTGTGTCAATCAGACCTCTAGTAGACAATCTAGCCAAAATAATACTTGACTTTTATAaggaacatgaaaatgttttctttttttaaaaaccaaaaaaaaaaaaacatgccaatCCAAAGTCAATATTTACCCTctaagacagaaaacacaatttatgTATATTACTTTAGGTATTGGCTTCTTTGCTAGTGCACAACATCCAGCACCAGTTCACATGGCTACAGACAAATGTGGCAGCAATAAAATTACAACATTGTCGGTCTGTCTTGGccccacaaaaacaacacattaaccTTTAGTTTTTATACTTTGCAGTTAGGAACTTCTGATTCAGCACTGCCAGAAGTTTCTCTGGAATCTATGCTTGAAAGGGAAAATCAGACCTAAAATACAATTCATGTTATTTCTATCAAGTAGCATGGCTCAGTTTTAATTTCTGACCTAGAAAATGTCTCCTCTAACACCGGTGATTAAGTGTGAGCTTTCAGTGGGTGGGCACCTGTCTGTCAAACAGCCTTCTTGTGGGCAATCTGGCCAAGGTagtatttggttttaaaaaggcaaatgaaaaacacaaaaatatatgcCTACACCCAGTCAACATTTATCCTTTACAACATAAGTACCTTGTTATGCTTCTCTTGGAAGATAAAAATTGTTTAAGAAAACTTGTAGGGGATCTGTGAAATTAAAACCATCTGTGCAATCTGTATGTGTTGCCTGCATAAAATGTGGAATAAGAAAACAACTCATCGCTATGACAGCACACCATGGAAGTGATTTCTGGTTCATAGGTAagaattttgaaacattttgtgagCACAGAGTCAGTCACAACAGTACTGCTAATAGACCAACTTTAAAACGTATCACCTGAGGACCGTATCAAATAAAGTCTTCATGCTCCAATAGCCAGCCAGGAAACATGTCAGTTTGTAGATGCCGAAGTTATTGTCCAAAATCATTTGAATAGCAGTGGCATGTAAATTCAGTTTGGGTTGTTTGTCTCTACCGTACAGTCTCCGTTGGCAGAGCGggacagcagcacaaacacctGAGACATACATCAAAGACAGAGGTGTGATcgggaaggaaaggaggggtGACTGGGTGTCTGAGCTGGGCTCCCTTGCAGCACAGCAAACTCAGATAAAAGCTGTCTCCTCCCTGCTCATAAGACACTCATTAACTTAAGAGATTGAACCCCCCATTTGAGCCCCCGTTCCACCCCCCCTCTCCATCCTGCTGGGCTCCAGTAGGACTGACAGTCCCTGTGCAGACTGTCAGTAGCACTCAATTGTCACATCCAGTCTCCGGGCCTTGTGGGCAGACGCTGCCACGCCGAGGCGTGCAGACAACTCGCCCCCCAGAAACTGCAGACATCTGTGGATCGACTCAGTATGCTATGCAACAAAAAGTTGAAGTGTTGTCTTGTATCTAAATTATCCTTCTCAGCAAAGAGCCGATACCAAAGCACTGGAAATACTGCTGTTAATTTTACAAGAATTATCGTGCAGTCTTGTCAAATAAACCCAGTGGAACTGCTATGACACAATTCACAATAATTGACCAACAATCTGTGGCAGTTTAACTGAAAAATCTTATGCACAGTCAAGCACATCAGCTTAATAATCACAGGACAGAGAAATAATTGTGCAGTGTACACGAGCGTCATCTTTATTTCTACCCCCGAGTGGAACTGCGTTTGGCTTTCACAGAAACAAGAAATTTCTCACGTCACTTTGCCAAGAGTCGACAGAGAAACAAGCCAAGGAAATGTAAAGGGAAAAAACTTAGGAGAGTCAGGTTGATGGAGCTGAGGTACACCATCCATGATTACATCATCCTCTTATGTACTCCTTTTATTCCTCCTCAGCTctgtggaagaaaagaaattgatTAAAACAGATGCTGTTAATGTCTTGGTAGTAAATTTCAGCTCTGTGTGTATGCTCAGTCACATAAAACTTGCTAAATAAATGTTgacttgaaattttttttctactttgcaTAAAAATTAGACCAACCTTAAACAGGCAGATTAAATTTTTaccataacaaaaatatatttacagttaGTATCCATCACATAAACATCAAGTTTTCCATCCGAAGTACTTTGATTACACATGTCTAATCTTTATAGCTTTATGTTGATAATCATACACTCAATGGCCACTTTATTAGTTACACTTGCACAATCTACTGCAAttcaatacaacagctctgctaTTAATTCCTTTACAAAGACTATAGCGTTCAGTTTTTTGGTCACATTGTCAGAAATgtgcaaattaaatgtttattagtGAGGTCATAGTTAAAGGTGGTGTTGTTCTTCACTATAATATATTAAGGAGgtgtttataatttttttttgtcctccaaATGTCCATGTCCATGCAGAATACTTCAATGCTACAACATAATAATTGAAagtaaaaaaggcaaaacaaaagttGCTTTGGATTGCtttagattgtacaggtgtacctaataaagtgcccTGAGTGTAAACATCCATTATTAATAAATACTATATGGCTGATCAGTTTACATACATCTGAGATTCTCTAAGGGATGGAGGGGGGTCGCAGCCCAGATATGCCCCATTGATGAAACAGTACTGCAGTAGAGCCCTGAAGCATGAATCCTGGAAAGCAATTGAGATATTTAAAGAACTTAATAGACAGGATGTACTGTATAACTAACTttaatcaacaataaaatactttataaaAGCTAGGATCAAATAAAGTGTTTTGTCACTTACCCTAATGAGAACGTGGGGGTTTCCAACAATTAAGAGCAGAGCTTTGGGACGAGTGACGGCCACGTTGAAGCGTTTGGGGTTGGCCAGAAAGCCGAGCGCACTCTGCAAATCATCACTCTGTACTGTTTCATTAGAGCGCACCTATATTATAAGAGAACAAATAAAGGCAATAAACTATGGGAAGGTTATGAGTGATGTTTGCGCTCCAGACTTTTTCTCCTAATTTGAAATGGATGATAATGGATAATGTGATGTCTTGATTTTAGATTAAGTCTTATGTTgggatttttatttcttttaacagcattcatgtgtaatttcataattattgaactataaaaatgcatttatatcactgaaaacattattgtaaaaacacaactatATTATAAATATACCTCTCATCGCAGTGCACTGCCCAGTCTTACTGACACATTGTAAGAGACAAAGGAACAACTCAAAGCAAATCGTAATCACTAACAAACCATGATATCAAGGTgctcttctaaaaaaaaaaaataaaataagttgcAAGCACAGGATGTTTAAAGAGACTGTGGTTGCAACCTAATGAAAGAATAAGTGGTAAGTTTAGgtggaaaaaaaccttttgtagCTTTTTCTCCATCATGGTAAAACTCcagtttttttatgtatgcTTTTGATGTGGTGTGAAGTGCgcaacttttttaaaaattcagactgtatataaagtctACCAAGAAGAGAATAGACTATTATAAAATTCAGGCATTTCACCAGCTACCCTCAAACCTAAGGGTGTAGGCTGCCAACCCTAGGTTGTCATTCTGCATACAAACAAGTACTGTTATGATAAACAggaactgtttgtttttagttagCCAAAGTTGATACCAGCTTCTCATGAATACATTAGACCTGATCCAAAtctatttttatctatttatttttatcttttttaaaaatgctttgatgaaattttaatgaatgTGAACATCTTGCTCACACATCATTTGGCTCTACAAGGtcaaaaaacagcaataatTGCTGCCTTGCCCATTTTTGCATTCACACTTCACACTAGCAAATAAGCCAACACCTTCGTATCTTCCATAAGAtttgaggaggagaaagggctTACTGATGAAATAACATACTGAAACGTCGCAACACTGGGATTTTCTAGAAGACAGCTGAACAACTTCTTTTCTCAAACTCTGCAAAAGCTCATTGAATTGATAGACAAAATGCAagctgtgaaaaaagtgaaaacattccGACTGCAATATCTTATACTTTTAACTGATACTGGTacaaaaactgttattttctgtgtggCTGGGATTACTACTCTGCCTTACATTTATCAGCATCTCAGAAACAACATCTACATCGACCAAACTTAGCAGATATAGGTGTAACATTTCACCCAACAACAACTACATTAACTGACCACATGGTGGCACTaagtaatttaaacattttggtCAGTAACTTTTAAACTGTTctagaaacaatattttttcccTAAATGCCTTGGCTCACAAAACATCCTTCTGTGTAGGCCAAACATGAATGTCAAAGCACAAAAAATGGTTTTCACAGCCTTCAGATTTGATCCAATCTTCACCACGTTTGGCACATGACAAGTCTGGActgagccagaaaaaaaattattagatGGGATTTTGATACACATCATTgccataatgtaaaaaaaaaaaaaattaaataaaataaaaaaaattgacctCTCATTCAGAAGAGAGCACATTCTGATGTTTACCCAAATCCTGTTTTTGCCTACCGTAGACATGATGATCACCAGGAACTCTTGCCCTTGGAACTCCTCCACAGAACCCACTTTGATGTCAGACAGGCCGACATTACCCAGCAGCACTCGGATCTTCTCACACTGAAGAGTGATATGAAAACGAGGACATTTCAGGGTCTACAGTATGTAAAGCTGACCACAAACAAGTTTAAAAGCCGTTTAAGCTGCACTGGagttaaatttgaaatgatacagaatttgatttcttttttttttttaaattctactcAGATTGATAAAGAAAGTAATTCACACTCAGCTATACCATGAAGTCTTACTTGTTTCTTGTAGGGGGCAATGATGCCAATGTCAGAGGCATCCACGGGGTTGTAGAGCTTCTTGGCCAACTGGCAGCAGTAGAGCATGACCTGTACAGCCTCCACGGGGTTGAACCATGATGGGTTGTTACCTTCCCTCATTTCTGTGCCCTAAAGCAGAGCAAAATCACTGCAATCAAAGTGGGAGCTGAATATCCCAGTAACCTGAAGTAACACTATAATCCTAAAAAACATTAGATGCGATTAGAGTTCATAGATGGAACTATTAAACTGGTAACCCAGCGTAGCTGCATACtcgatttaaaataaaaataggtgTCATTCTACAGTAGATTAGACTTGCAAGAGTGCGGATACATTTCTGAAAAGTCTTCATTACCCTGACACcgtgaaagaggagagggaagccCTTTTTGGGCAGGTTTTTCCACTGGCAGAGCGAGTTTACTATGGCCCTGGGAGCTCTAAAACACAGTTCCCCCTGGTAAAAGAGCTTGGAAGGAAGCATGAGCAAGGTCTCATGAGAACGGTAGTTGTAGATCAGCTTAGTCACCTGTagtaggaaaagaaaaagaaaaaaaaaaaaagcagattcaTTATTCATACCGTGCACACAGGTAATGTctaataactaaaataaaaattataccAATGTAcaatgatttcaaaataaagataTACACAGCATCAGGTTGCCGCGTAGCATAGCATCTGCATATCATgtgaaacattttgattatCCTCATGAATGTCAATGTGATACCTGCTTCCAAAGAGCACCTTAAAATTGCTAGTCACATAAAAGACTGTTGAATGCAGTGCACCAACCAGCTTAGGGTTGTATCCCCAGTCCTGTCTGGAGTACAGTGGGTTGGCCATCAGCCTCTCCAACAAAGACACCCCCAGGCCAAAGGCAGAGGCCAGCTTGGACTTCACTATTGGACCCAACTGACAGGGGTCTCCGGCCAACACTATCTAAGCAGGCAAgggtaaagaaaaaagttataaaaaaataaagcccaGACATGTTATCAATAATCAATAAGGTTCACTGTATTCTGTTATGTTAATATACCACATATTTTTAAGAAGTGTTgcttaaaaatcagttttattcagtTGTTCTCAAACTTTTCTCACATGACCCCCTTAGGAAGCTGAAAAAGTTTCAACCTTTAAAGTCTGAATATAGTCGGCGTGTGTATCATTTGTGCTGAcctgtccatctctctctgatACAAGGCTCAAGGGGATCAGGGACTCTGGCTCAGTAGCCTGGCCAGCTTCATCCAAGAACACATGGCTAAAATGACCCACTCtgagtaaaaaaatattcacagttaGTAAATTGAGTCTAAAGTGGGGGAGAAGTGTTAACCTCTATCCACTCTCAGCTACAGCCCAGGCCTTACTGTAGTCCTATATTATGGAACATGCCAGCGCTGGAGCAGGTGCTGACCACGATCCTGTGAAAAGAGGCATGACGGATGTCCTCTCCTGCCCTCGAGTACAGTCTCACCACTTCTGGGACTGACTAGGAAGAAAGACAGTCAGATCAACATGGCATGTGAACTTTAGATGATAAAGCAAGGTGCTAAAGGTAGATGCAGACAGAATGTTACCACAACCTCATCTATTATTTAAACAGGATTACTGACAAATGTACCGCCCCAGCTGATGGCAATGGCATCTGTCCAGGCCATACTGCACACCAGAACATGCATATTTCCCCTTTGATCATACATAATGGAACTTAGGTGCCTGTAGCCAAGAAACTGCAGTGAACTTTGTTTCGCTGCTGCT from the Xiphias gladius isolate SHS-SW01 ecotype Sanya breed wild chromosome 8, ASM1685928v1, whole genome shotgun sequence genome contains:
- the szl gene encoding sizzled, with amino-acid sequence MAVFFIVALLATAYPLMAFDMGQSTRCVAIPNQMKVCKDVGYSEMRLPNFLGHSNLEGEVVPRSEDWRPLLQTGCHPQAQAFLCSLIAPVCLDTFIQPCRSLCMAVRDSCAPVLACQGHPWPEALDCDRFPAEEDMCLSPHAKFTHFAKDLPKPACQNCPSVEEAPALKTVLDAFCQHDFAVTAKLHRRRLPMGEPEFEVEGRVEFIRQGPLLPYDTQHLLRQWLLINLRCANVLVRPGRSQLYVLTGSVQPDGTLALTRLFPWHKKDTNIAVATRKWKHYRC